The nucleotide window TGCAAATCCTtggaaaataaaacattttttgttaaCATGTATACACTATTAAATTGTAATTCTAGAATTAGCTCCCATAATTACTTGAATTGAGCATTACGTTTATCTATCAAGtgcacattatatatttttattttttttgtaaaaggtgTGCACATTTTATTGCGTCAATTCTCTTATGAAGATTGAAGAGTTGCACTGGTGTACAAcaaacctctttttttttgctcttaAGTCATTTCTATGATACACTAACTATGTGCTAGATGCAGCGTCTGCCGCTGTGGCATACTTCTACACACCTAAGAACGGAGTACTATTCTCCcctacaatttaaaatattcgACCAGTGGGTTGTCAAAAATCAAACCAGAACGCTCTGTTTTGAAAAACTCACAACACCTGGCAGTTTTAGAAGCTTCCTCCAAATCCATGAACTCCCACATCCATCCCGCAATTTTGGATACTTGcagcaaatatataatattgaagaactaaaaaaaagtattattgAACAATCTTATGAGTTTGTAGTATGCTTCAGTGGGATAGTTTGGTAAAAGCCTTGTTATCTGTAAATTCGGCTAGCTATCTCAGTTACTAGGCTTATCTGGTTTCCTCCATAAACGTAAAAAGAAGGTTGAGATAGCTAACCAGTTATTGCGGCATGTAATTTTGACTTTAGTGTGATTCCAAATACACAAAGCCACATTACGTATGATGTTCGACTATGATGCTGATCTATTTAAACCAGTAAGCTATAAATTGCCTGTTACTGAATCAAACAATTTGTCAACATCTATTGTAACTTAGGCCTGTACTGATAATCAACTACATTTATCTGTTGCCTTATTGATATGTTTGCTGTAGAAAAATAATGATAGAAAGAGATTCGATTGCAACATATTCAACACAACCCAATTGTTTTAacttaaatttgaaaaagtgtTGAACAATGTCCTTTGGCTTCTGCCAGTCGAAAGTAGGGAAGAAAATATGTTGCATATTGAACAATACTGGCCAGAGAAGATACAGAAAAGTAAAAAGAGATTATAGCAATTGAAGatgaaaattttattgaaattcaAAGTGTTTTACAACTCTTAATTGTGCATGTTCATTAGTTACAAAGAAAGGAACAAGAATCAAATCTCTAGGAGTCTAAGACTACGTAAATCTATCAGCAGGCCACTGCACTCGCAACAGGCTTTGTCAATCCCTTTGCAGGCCCTTTTCGTGGTTCCGGCATACAGTTAACATGCACTATAGGACCAGACCCGTTCATGTTCAAGTAGGCAGCATCTCTGTACATCCAATCATCCTCTTCATGGCTGAAAAACTCTTCCAACGACTCCAAACATAACGCACACATCTTCTGGTTCTCATCAGCAGGGACATAGCGTTGCTGTTGTTTCTCCTCTTCTTTCGTCTTCTGTGTTTCTCCAAAAAGAGGTTTAGCCCCTTCAATGGCAGCTCCTGTTGCCGCACTGAGCCATAGAGACAAGCTAGCAAACCAATCACGCGACTTCTTCGGTTTCTGGCTTGCCCTCGTGGTTGTGGCGGCTTTGGTCGCGTCTTTAGCCATTCTATTCTTCCTCACATGCCAGTCCATGTGCTTGCTATGCTCTTCTTGACACTTGAATCTAACTCCACACGAAGAACATTGCCTCGGCATGTCGGAATAAAGAGACTTAACAACAGATTCATGTCGGACGTTAAgattaattttatcaaaatcaagcccgagatcacattctttttctttctcattgttGTTAAGAACGCTAAGTAAATCAGCCAATTCTTTGCTCACGACAGGTTGTTGGGGTAATGATTGCGACACAACTGAAACCATGTTTGAATGATTCAAAGGCATTGAATTAGGCAAATTCGTAAACACAGGCGGTGCTTGAGAAAGTTGGTTAGCGTTAAACCGGACTCCGGTTATCTCACGGTTTGTGTTAGGTACGAAATTAGGAACCCATTCCGGTAACGAATCGAAACCATCTAGTTTACGATACGGTAAAGGAAGCGGAACCGATTGGGGATTTGGGTTTCTATAACCGTAAGGTCTCTGATAATCGGCGTTAGATTCATTGTTACGAAGAGCAAAAGGAAAGACATTACTTGAATTAGAATTGATCACATCACCGTAATTAGAAACCCTAGACAAGTTACtatcatgatgatgatgatgacgatacATAGGAGGAGTCCCGCCGCCGGCAGGTTTAGCCGATTGGAATTGAGTTTGCGCCTGATGATATCTGGGGCGTTTCTGAGGCTGGGCGTAACGGCTtcgctcctcctcctcctcctggaAACCTCCGATTCTGCATCCGCGGTTGTCGATTGGTCTCTTCCACATGGTTCTTCCACCGTTACGATGCGCGTTTCTCTGATGAACGAAGACTCCGTTGGATGAAGACATCTTGACGTATGAGTTTCTCTGAACGAATCAACAATGAATGAATTAAAAATTGtgaaagaagaaaaggaaacGTATGAGAAGACGCGAGCGAGAGGGTTCGTGGGTATATATAAAAAGGTTTAAGTCGGTTAGAAGTAAAGCGCGTGAAAATCGCGTCTCCTTCCACTAATCTACGCGGGTTTTATTTTAATTGGGCTGAACTTAAAAGCCCAACATGTTAGTGGGCCGTTCTGGAATCTACTCGCCCTCTCTCCCATTcgatgtttgtttgtttcttttcgtATTGATCGGAAAGTTAAACCCCAGAGGAGGAGGACGACGAAGGAGGAGGAAGTGATGGATTCGGAAAAGGCACTTGAACTAGTGAAGCATGGAGCTACGCTTCTATTTCTCGACGTTCCTCAGCATACTCTCATCGGAATCGATACTCAGGTCAGTGACTTACCTCTTTCAACCTATTGAGGTATCGAATCGTGAGTTCGAGCTTTCTTGAGCGTTAGTATGGTGAATAGAAACACTATTGTCAGTTTACAAGGAGTTTCTGATGAACATTTTGAAGTGATAGATACTCAACACTAATAGTCTAAATCTTATTTCAATGGAGACTTAACAGATTCATTGTTGGTGGAATTTGTATATCTTAACAATGTTGTGAGTTATCGTTGCAGATGTTTACGGTGGGGCCAGCTTTCAAAGGGATAAAGATGATCCCTCCTGGAATTCACTTTGTATTCTACAGTTCGTCCACCAGGTTCATTCAAGTCTTTATATGCCTTTTGTATATAACATGATTAAGATATTAGAAACCATGATTAACTGCGTACGTTATTTTTTTTCCAGGGATGGTAAAGAGTTTTCACCTACCATTGGCTTCTTTATCGACGTTACTCCTTCTCAGGTTTGAAATCAATCTTACCCTAACATCTTTCAATATTTCGATAACTCCCTTCGAGAAATGCCATGGAACTGTATTATCAATCATGGGTGTATTTGTTATTGGCTGCACAAGGTTATTGTACGGAAATGGAATCAGCAAGACGAGTGGCTAGCCAAAGTATCTGAAGAAGAGGTTTGTCCCTTTTAATAACTTAGTGCACTAGTTTCCTCAGTCCTGCTTATACCTTTCTCAGTGATTTGCATACTATTAGTTTGATGCCTCCTGATAGAGGTTTATAATCAAACCTGTTCCTGTGAAACTTGAATAGAAGCGAATCATCTTGGTCCATACGATTTAGAAATGTTGATGTTTGTTAAGTTTCTCCTCATTTTCCCTTTAATGCCAGGAGGAGAGATATTCTCAAGCAGTGAAGAGTCTGGAGTTTGACAAACATCTTGGTCCATACGATTTAAGCCAATATGGAGCATGGAAGCACTTGTCTAACTACATTACTAAAGATGTTATCGAGAAGTTTGGTATGTGAAACCTTATATCTAGTTGATTCTTTAACCACATTGTTCCTCTCGGTCGTGTAGTGAATACTGTAAAATTTTGGCTTCTTCCGTTTTGCAGAGCCAGTTGGAGGAGAGATAACAGTCATCTACGAATCTGCTATTCTAAAAGGCGGACCTAAGACCGAAATGGAAAGAGCACTTGACGCGCAGATGAAGAAAAGCAAGTCTgaggcatcatcatcatctactgAGCAACCCAAAGGGAATAGGTTTTACTATACTTCTATTCCTCGGATTATAAAACACAAGGGAATTTCTGGTCAGGAGCTAACCTCTTTGAATCTTGACAAGGTAACCCCTCtttctgtttttcttctttACTTTTTTCGGTAGATGTTTTGAACCTTTAAATCCTATGAAgcttttctcttttgtttgtacAGACTCAACTATTAGAAAGCGTATTGTCAAAGGAGTACAAAGCCTCGGAAGACTTGCTTCTTGGGGAGCTACAGTTTTCATTTGTAGCATTTTTGGTATGTACTCTTAACCTATACTTACTACTAGACGCTCATACACACAGTGCATGTTTATGTATGGTCACAAATAGGAATCCTTCAGATTTGTATTCCATTCTCAGATCATGGTGTCACATTTTTGTGCAGATGGGGCAGTCTCTTGAATCCTTCATGCAGTGGAAGTCCTTAGTTAGTCTTTTACTAGGCTGCACTGAAGCGGTATGTGATTCTAGAAAATCCAAGCTCTGTTTTTGGTTAGATATGGTACCTGCTTCTGTATGTTAATTTTAATTCGAAAAATAATGCAACTTCATGGTCTTTGTGACCTTTTGCAGCCATTTCAGACTAGGAGTGAACTATTCACAAAGGTGAGTTAcgttaattttcatttttagaaaACTATTATCTGAGGATGCATATAGATATGCTTTTTtaactctttgaacttcattcTACGAACCCAATTAGTTCCTAACTTAATCTTTCATGATGTATTTATTACAGTTCATTAAGGTCATCTACCATCAACTAAAATATGGACTACAGAAAGAGAGCAGTGGTCCAGAGATGGGCGTACTTGCACTTCTTGATGATTCTTGGTTAGCTTCAGATAGCTTTCTGCACTTGCTTTGCAAGGTAAAATCTCTGACTAGCTTTACATGTTTCCTTTGAGCGAACAtaggttttagattttaaaaagattttgagtTCGAACTACCATTGCTTTTTGATAA belongs to Brassica rapa cultivar Chiifu-401-42 chromosome A07, CAAS_Brap_v3.01, whole genome shotgun sequence and includes:
- the LOC103831110 gene encoding polyadenylation and cleavage factor homolog 1 codes for the protein MSSSNGVFVHQRNAHRNGGRTMWKRPIDNRGCRIGGFQEEEEERSRYAQPQKRPRYHQAQTQFQSAKPAGGGTPPMYRHHHHHDSNLSRVSNYGDVINSNSSNVFPFALRNNESNADYQRPYGYRNPNPQSVPLPLPYRKLDGFDSLPEWVPNFVPNTNREITGVRFNANQLSQAPPVFTNLPNSMPLNHSNMVSVVSQSLPQQPVVSKELADLLSVLNNNEKEKECDLGLDFDKINLNVRHESVVKSLYSDMPRQCSSCGVRFKCQEEHSKHMDWHVRKNRMAKDATKAATTTRASQKPKKSRDWFASLSLWLSAATGAAIEGAKPLFGETQKTKEEEKQQQRYVPADENQKMCALCLESLEEFFSHEEDDWMYRDAAYLNMNGSGPIVHVNCMPEPRKGPAKGLTKPVASAVAC
- the LOC103831112 gene encoding protein AAR2 homolog; translated protein: MDSEKALELVKHGATLLFLDVPQHTLIGIDTQMFTVGPAFKGIKMIPPGIHFVFYSSSTRDGKEFSPTIGFFIDVTPSQVIVRKWNQQDEWLAKVSEEEEERYSQAVKSLEFDKHLGPYDLSQYGAWKHLSNYITKDVIEKFEPVGGEITVIYESAILKGGPKTEMERALDAQMKKSKSEASSSSTEQPKGNRFYYTSIPRIIKHKGISGQELTSLNLDKTQLLESVLSKEYKASEDLLLGELQFSFVAFLMGQSLESFMQWKSLVSLLLGCTEAPFQTRSELFTKFIKVIYHQLKYGLQKESSGPEMGVLALLDDSWLASDSFLHLLCKDFFALVEEASVVDGDLLSWTRKFKELLESRLGWEFQKKSDVDGIYFDEDDEYAPVVETLNESHGDYMAT